A single region of the Parasphingorhabdus litoris DSM 22379 genome encodes:
- a CDS encoding RidA family protein, giving the protein MTKKRNHFSTVDHIVNNEVHMASQRKVITLESDPLAPYAIAPGWRVGDLLFLSGQAAIDEMGNIVGAEDFDQQVAQTFVNIDRVLAAGGSSRDKIVKVTIYLTDMANFPKIVEARKQYFSEPYPADTIVEVKALALPELMVEIDVIAAV; this is encoded by the coding sequence ATGACGAAGAAAAGAAATCATTTTTCCACCGTCGATCATATCGTCAACAATGAGGTGCACATGGCCAGTCAACGTAAAGTCATTACATTGGAATCCGACCCCCTCGCCCCCTATGCCATTGCCCCGGGTTGGCGCGTTGGTGATTTGCTCTTTCTATCGGGCCAGGCGGCGATTGATGAGATGGGCAATATTGTCGGTGCGGAGGATTTTGATCAGCAAGTTGCGCAGACCTTCGTCAATATCGATCGCGTGCTGGCAGCGGGCGGAAGCAGTAGGGATAAAATCGTCAAAGTCACCATCTATCTGACGGATATGGCAAACTTTCCCAAAATCGTTGAAGCGCGGAAGCAGTATTTTTCTGAACCCTACCCTGCTGACACAATTGTCGAGGTTAAAGCGTTGGCCCTGCCCGAATTGATGGTAGAAATTGACGTTATCGCAGCCGTCTAA
- a CDS encoding tetratricopeptide repeat protein: MKKSTILLRAGILSLGLSIGSVANGSSADPIAAEASSDADLVKRAGAPLFEGMGNYNRSITTSSKEAKRYFNQAMVLAFGFNHAESIRSFRAAQKLDPECAMCFWGEALATGPNINVTSKGKAVMSDDDRRAAHKAVQRALALKGNASPVEQALIEAQAKRYNGDPSSDREVLDLAYAEAMGKLVEAFPEDDDAAAIYSEALMNTMPWDYWSAEGEPKPETEKVIAALERIIARSPEHPLALHLYIHAVEASKDPGRAEDEADALADLVPGSGHLVHMPAHIYWRVGRYDDAATANIKAAAVDEEYIAACNAQGFYPALYYPHNIHFLWAATSMSGQSKMAMSSAKKLAANVRLEQIEQFPTVEFFKTIPLLTLTQFGKWSEIIAEAPPPENLDYSNAIWRYARGVALANMGDSAGAKAEREKLSAVKDTVQIRFLDNADYPASVLLNIADDLLQGEIALKSGDPAMAIEHFERAVDKQDALPYMEPPFWYYPTRQSLGQALMADGQFVEAEAVYRRDLKDYPRNGWSMSGLAAALDGQGKVDEAAEARKALQVIWAKADVTLNGSRL, encoded by the coding sequence ATTCTGTCACTGGGGCTGTCAATTGGCAGCGTCGCGAATGGCAGTTCCGCCGATCCGATCGCGGCAGAGGCCAGTTCTGATGCTGATCTGGTAAAACGGGCTGGCGCACCTTTGTTTGAAGGCATGGGTAACTATAATCGCTCCATAACAACCTCTTCGAAAGAGGCTAAACGCTATTTCAACCAGGCCATGGTGCTCGCTTTTGGGTTTAATCATGCCGAAAGTATCCGCTCGTTCCGGGCCGCGCAGAAGCTCGATCCTGAATGTGCGATGTGCTTTTGGGGAGAGGCTCTCGCGACCGGTCCGAACATCAATGTGACGAGCAAGGGCAAAGCAGTGATGAGCGATGATGATCGCCGTGCTGCCCATAAAGCCGTGCAGCGCGCGCTGGCATTGAAGGGTAATGCTTCGCCTGTGGAACAAGCGCTGATTGAGGCCCAGGCCAAACGCTATAATGGCGATCCATCAAGCGATCGCGAAGTGCTGGATCTCGCTTATGCTGAAGCCATGGGCAAACTAGTGGAAGCTTTTCCGGAAGATGATGACGCAGCGGCGATCTATTCCGAAGCGCTGATGAATACCATGCCGTGGGACTATTGGTCTGCAGAGGGTGAGCCTAAACCCGAAACCGAAAAAGTAATCGCTGCTTTGGAGCGGATAATCGCGCGTAGCCCGGAGCATCCATTGGCATTGCATCTTTACATCCATGCGGTCGAGGCATCGAAAGATCCTGGCCGCGCGGAAGATGAAGCTGATGCACTCGCCGATCTGGTCCCCGGCTCAGGCCATCTGGTGCATATGCCGGCGCATATTTACTGGCGGGTTGGCCGCTATGACGATGCCGCAACGGCGAATATCAAGGCTGCTGCCGTGGATGAGGAATATATCGCGGCATGCAACGCGCAGGGATTTTACCCGGCCCTTTATTATCCCCATAATATCCATTTTCTATGGGCAGCTACCAGCATGTCTGGGCAAAGCAAAATGGCGATGAGCTCAGCCAAAAAACTGGCGGCCAATGTTCGGCTGGAGCAGATCGAACAATTCCCAACCGTCGAGTTTTTCAAGACCATCCCGCTTTTGACGCTGACGCAATTTGGCAAATGGTCGGAGATTATAGCGGAGGCACCGCCACCAGAAAATCTGGACTATTCCAATGCTATCTGGCGTTACGCAAGGGGTGTTGCACTGGCAAATATGGGCGATAGTGCTGGTGCAAAAGCGGAAAGGGAGAAGCTTTCGGCGGTCAAGGACACGGTGCAAATCCGCTTTCTCGACAATGCCGATTATCCCGCTAGCGTTTTGCTCAATATCGCGGACGACCTGCTGCAGGGGGAAATTGCTCTGAAATCTGGCGACCCGGCTATGGCAATTGAGCATTTCGAGCGAGCTGTCGATAAACAGGATGCGTTGCCTTATATGGAACCGCCTTTCTGGTATTACCCGACGCGTCAATCGCTGGGACAGGCTTTGATGGCGGATGGGCAATTTGTCGAGGCCGAGGCGGTTTATCGCCGCGATCTGAAGGATTATCCGCGCAACGGCTGGTCGATGTCTGGCCTGGCCGCTGCACTAGATGGCCAAGGCAAGGTCGATGAAGCAGCGGAAGCGCGAAAAGCCCTCCAGGTGATCTGGGCAAAGGCGGATGTCACGCTGAATGGATCGCGCCTCTGA
- the rlmN gene encoding 23S rRNA (adenine(2503)-C(2))-methyltransferase RlmN: MQIPGHIDPVPLPAKVTPREDGRVDLIGLSVAEIRDVLITAGLDEKQGKLRSKQLFHWIYHRGITDFALMTDMSKTLRPWLAERFVIGRPEIVEAHLSEDGTRKWLLRSADKQDYEMVFIPDEDRGTLCISSQVGCTLNCRFCHTGTMRLVRNLTPGEIVGQVMLARDALGEWPKGVMDFADQDEAENTKEYNQAYKSDGRLLTNIVLMGMGEPLYNFDNVRDAMKVVMDGAGLALSRRRITLSTSGVVPMIAKAGEEINVNLAISLHAVNKETRDEIVPLNRKYSIEELLQACADYPGASNARRITFEYVMLKDKNDSDEDARELVNLLRQYDLPAKVNLIPFNPWPGSAYECSTPERIKAFSKIVFDAGISAPVRTPRGRDIMAACGQLKSASEKKSRAELDRLAEEKQAALG; the protein is encoded by the coding sequence ATGCAGATTCCCGGCCATATTGATCCTGTCCCGCTTCCCGCCAAAGTCACGCCTCGTGAAGACGGGCGTGTGGACCTTATCGGCCTGAGCGTCGCCGAGATAAGGGATGTACTGATAACTGCCGGGCTGGATGAGAAGCAAGGCAAGTTGCGCTCGAAGCAGTTGTTCCACTGGATTTATCATCGTGGAATTACCGATTTTGCGCTCATGACGGATATGAGCAAGACCCTGCGCCCCTGGCTCGCGGAGCGATTTGTGATTGGCCGGCCCGAAATTGTCGAAGCGCATCTGTCGGAAGATGGAACGCGCAAATGGTTGCTGCGATCCGCGGACAAGCAGGATTATGAGATGGTCTTCATTCCTGATGAAGACCGCGGGACCTTGTGTATATCTTCGCAAGTCGGTTGCACTCTCAATTGTCGCTTCTGCCATACGGGAACCATGCGATTGGTGCGCAACCTGACACCTGGCGAGATTGTCGGGCAAGTCATGCTGGCGCGCGATGCGTTGGGCGAGTGGCCGAAGGGTGTGATGGACTTTGCCGATCAAGATGAGGCGGAAAATACCAAGGAATATAATCAGGCCTACAAGTCTGACGGCCGCCTGCTGACCAATATCGTGCTTATGGGCATGGGTGAGCCGCTCTATAATTTCGACAATGTCCGCGACGCGATGAAGGTGGTTATGGACGGCGCTGGCTTGGCGCTTTCTCGCCGCCGGATCACTCTGTCGACCAGTGGTGTCGTGCCGATGATCGCCAAGGCGGGCGAAGAGATAAATGTCAATCTCGCGATTTCCCTGCACGCGGTGAATAAGGAAACCCGTGACGAAATCGTTCCGCTGAACCGTAAATATAGCATAGAGGAATTGCTGCAGGCCTGTGCGGACTATCCCGGAGCAAGCAATGCGCGGCGCATTACCTTTGAATATGTCATGTTGAAAGACAAGAATGACAGCGACGAAGACGCCCGTGAGCTGGTAAATCTGCTCCGGCAATATGATCTGCCAGCCAAGGTCAATCTCATCCCGTTTAACCCGTGGCCGGGATCCGCCTATGAATGCTCAACGCCGGAGCGTATCAAGGCCTTTTCCAAGATTGTCTTTGATGCCGGTATCAGCGCGCCTGTTCGGACACCGCGCGGCCGGGATATCATGGCCGCTTGTGGTCAGTTGAAATCCGCGAGTGAAAAGAAAAGCCGCGCCGAACTAGACCGTCTGGCGGAAGAAAAACAGGCGGCATTGGGCTGA